The stretch of DNA TCATCTTTTTGTTATCAGCGAACAGTGGCGATTTGTAATTAAGCACAAAAAAGAGGACGGTGTAACGCACCGTCCTCTTTTTTGTGCTTAATTCACAGAGTTGCGCCGCAACTCTGTAACTGTTTTTTACTTAGCGATAGCCATAACAGACATACGGCTAGAAATACTAGTTATAAAATCAACAAAAAAGCGATCGCCTTGTAACGCTGTAAAAGTCTTTTGACTTATTTGTTGCAGTTTTTTGATCATCGCAGGATTAGAGCTAATTGCAGATTGAGTTTCAGGTTGCTGCTCTAGATATTCCACAAAGCTCATACCACCTATATGGGTTAGATATGCGGCGGTAACTGCTTGCATAGAGCCACCGATCGCATAGGTGATCGCATTAACTTTAAAGAAAGAGGCGATCGCGGAAGTCGTTATTTCAATACAACCAAGTTGTATTAATTGCTGCGCTATGGTTAGACCAAATTGCTGTGCTTGTTTAAAATTTAGGGGGCGATCGTAGATTTTGGCGAGATCGATCAACATCTGCGTATTAATTGCGGCTCCAGCCAGTAAATCGATCGCGGGGATGGGGTTAGCAAAGACTGTAGTAGCAGTAATTAATTGATAGCGACTGATGATTGTGGCGGCATCTTGGCGGCGTTCGTGATGAATTGTGCCATTGATTTCTTGCAGCAAAGTTTTGATTTGCAGGTGGGTATTGTGAATTAGTAAATCTTCCCACTCGTTAGAAAGAATTTCTTCGATACGTTCTTTCAATGGCTTCACATCGGGTGGTACATCTTCCCACCATTCTTGGCTTGCTTCATGACGATCAGAAGCTTCAGCATTGGCATATTGACGCACCTTAATCGGGCTAGGTTGAGCGGAGATCGCCACAATATCCATAGATGCTAAAAAATGCTGGGTGCGTTCTTGCAGTTTAGCTAAAACATGTTTGCGATCGCTTGGCAAATATAAGTCTGTCTTATTAAGCGCCAGAATTACACGCTTACCCAATCCTGCAAGACGATCTAGTTCGTGATATTCACTATTTGTTAAATCTCCGACCGTCACAAAAATCATTAGATCGGCATTCTGGGCTATTTGCAATGCTTCTAGTTCTCTCTGTTGCCCCATAGCGCCCATTTCTTGCGTTCCAGATGTATCCAGCAAAGAAATTTGACGCTTTACTTTGTTTTCAGTATGAATCGGCGTAATGCCAACGGGCGAAAAGTCGATCCCTTGATAAGCATATTCTTGACGGGCGATCGTCGTGCCAATTACTGCACCAGTTTTACCTGCCTTGCGTCCCAACAAAGCATTGATTACTGAAGTTTTACCTGCGGAGCCTGTACCAAAAACAACGATCCGAAAATGATTTTTTTGTAAATTACTGGTAATTTGTTGTGCTTGTTCTTCTAAATTTGTGCGTTTACTAGGATTAGCAATTTTAGCGATCGCCTTTTGCGCTTGCTGCAATTCTTTAAATAAATA from Pseudanabaena sp. BC1403 encodes:
- a CDS encoding YcjF family protein, with amino-acid sequence MLNYRTVLSSKSLPKNLLLGLGIVSVAAIANSLFALEHDWHLLSITTLMIGSTLLFVNVRRSFASGIEQPVVIDRSYLFKELQQAQKAIAKIANPSKRTNLEEQAQQITSNLQKNHFRIVVFGTGSAGKTSVINALLGRKAGKTGAVIGTTIARQEYAYQGIDFSPVGITPIHTENKVKRQISLLDTSGTQEMGAMGQQRELEALQIAQNADLMIFVTVGDLTNSEYHELDRLAGLGKRVILALNKTDLYLPSDRKHVLAKLQERTQHFLASMDIVAISAQPSPIKVRQYANAEASDRHEASQEWWEDVPPDVKPLKERIEEILSNEWEDLLIHNTHLQIKTLLQEINGTIHHERRQDAATIISRYQLITATTVFANPIPAIDLLAGAAINTQMLIDLAKIYDRPLNFKQAQQFGLTIAQQLIQLGCIEITTSAIASFFKVNAITYAIGGSMQAVTAAYLTHIGGMSFVEYLEQQPETQSAISSNPAMIKKLQQISQKTFTALQGDRFFVDFITSISSRMSVMAIAK